From one Cucurbita pepo subsp. pepo cultivar mu-cu-16 chromosome LG17, ASM280686v2, whole genome shotgun sequence genomic stretch:
- the LOC111778972 gene encoding photosystem II reaction center W protein, chloroplastic-like isoform X1 encodes MAAVASASAAAVRSSLVQSRPFPAASPTTFLLVGLPALGKRGGVRCCVDGKANGEVENNSCNLEMGASLIATACAATMSSPAMALVDERLSTEGTGLPFGLSNNLLGWILLGVFGFIWTFYIVYTSTLEEDEESGLSL; translated from the exons ATGGCCGCCGTCGCCTCCGCCTCTGCCGCCGCCGTCCGCTCTTCTCTGGTTCAGAGCCGCCCATTCCCGGCGGCTTCACCCACCACCTTCCTTCTTG TAGGATTGCCTGCATTGGGTAAGAGAGGAGGAGTAAGGTGTTGTGTGGATGGAAAGGCTAATGGAGAAGTGGAAAACAATTCGTGCAACTTGGAGATGGGCGCGTCGTTGATAGCTACAGCGTGTGCTGCAACGATGTCGAGCCCGGCCATGGCTTTGGTGGATGAGAGACTGAGCACCGAAGGAACTGGTCTTCCGTTTGGTTTGAGCAACAATCTTCTCGGTTGGATTCTGTTGGGAGTTTTTGGTTTCATATGGACATTCTATATCGTCTACACTTCTACTCTCGAAGAGGACGAAGAATCAGGCTTATCTCTGTAA
- the LOC111778970 gene encoding phospholipase A1-Igamma1, chloroplastic, producing MINKLHCIIFSDSSPSSSSHELQSSMAIHLSNVLFFPITNSLHQSKQSSSSLHFSTSNRHFHGFRLFSTRRTQRRRRQSTYEVASRIRDTSSIITDLEKQTEGDEHTENESVAAEIANSWREIHGSNDWTGLLDPMNDLLRSEIIRYGEMAQSCYDAFDYDPFSKYCGSCRFSRSKFFERLGMESGGYEVTRYLYATSNINLPNFFKKSRWPKVWSKNANWIGYVAVSNDAKSKLLGRRDIAIAWRGTVTRLEWIVDLMDFLKPVAAAKIPCPNLAVKAESGFLALYTDKDEGCGYSKLSAREQIVTEVKRLVERFAGEEMSITITGHSLGSALAVLSGFDVAEMGVNRLENGRVVPVAVFSFSGPRVGNFSFKERLQELGVKVLRVVNVHDVVPKTPGFLINESVPTAVMKFAEELPWSYSHVGVELKLDHKISPFLKDTNDPVCAHNLEAHLHLLDGYHGKGRRFVLTSGRDPALVNKACDFLKDHYLVPPNWRQDENKGMIRNKDGRWIQPDRSKFDDHPEDIHHHLKQLGLTFDS from the exons ATGATAAACAAACTTCATTGCATCATCTTCTCCGATTCATCTCCCTCATCTTCCTCGCACGAGCTTCAATCGTCAATGGCGATTCACCTCTCCAATGTCCTCTTCTTCCCAATCACAAACTCACTCCACCAATCCAAacaatcatcttcttcacttcATTTCTCAACCTCAAATCGTCACTTTCATGGTTTCAGATTATTCAGTACAAGGAGAACAcaacgacgacgacgacaatCGACATACGAAGTAGCTTCAAGAATCAGAGACACATCCTCCATTATTACAGACCTCGAAAAACAAACAGAGGGAGATGAACATACCGAAAACGAATCAGTGGCAGCAGAAATCGCTAATTCCTGGCGAGAAATCCATGGCAGCAACGACTGGACCGGGTTGCTTGATCCGATGAACGATCTCCTACGCTCCGAGATAATCCGCTACGGTGAAATGGCGCAATCCTGCTACGACGCTTTCGATTACGATCCGTTCTCGAAATACTGCGGGAGTTGTCGATTTAGTCGAAGCAAATTCTTCGAACGACTCGGAATGGAAAGCGGAGGTTACGAAGTAACGCGGTACCTCTACGCAACATCAAACATCAACCTACCGAATTTCTTCAAGAAATCGCGATGGCCAAAAGTATGGAGCAAGAACGCGAACTGGATCGGCTACGTCGCGGTATCAAACGACGCGAAATCGAAACTCCTCGGCCGGCGAGACATCGCCATAGCGTGGAGAGGCACCGTAACGCGGTTGGAATGGATCGTGGATCTAATGGATTTTCTGAAACCAGTAGCGGCCGCGAAGATTCCATGCCCTAATTTGGCGGTGAAGGCGGAATCGGGATTTCTGGCTCTGTATACAGACAAAGACGAAGGTTGTGGATACAGCAAGTTGTCAGCGAGAGAGCAGATTGTGACGGAGGTGAAGCGGTTGGTGGAGAGATTCGCCGGAGAAGAGATGAGCATTACGATCACTGGACACAGTTTGGGAAGCGCTCTGGCGGTGTTGAGCGGCTTCGACGTTGCGGAAATGGGTGTGAACCGGTTGGAGAACGGTCGGGTTGTGCCGGTTGCGGTTTTCTCATTCTCGGGGCCCCGAGTTGGGAACTTCTCCTTCAAGGAACGCCTCCAAGAATTGGGAGTTAAG GTATTGAGAGTGGTGAATGTCCATGACGTGGTACCCAAGACGCCAGGATTTTTAATCAACGAAAGCGTACCAACGGCTGTGATGAAATTTGCTGAGGAATTACCGTGGAGTTATTCACACGTGGGCGTGGAGTTAAAATTGGATCATAAAATTTCACCGTTCCTCAAGGATACAAACGACCCCGTTTGTGCACATAATTTGGAAGCTCACTTACATTTACTTGATGG ATACCATGGAAAGGGCCGTAGGTTCGTGTTAACGAGTGGGAGAGATCCGGCGCTGGTGAACAAGGCTTGTGATTTTCTTAAAGATCATTACTTAGTCCCACCAAATTGGAGGCAAGACGAAAACAAAGGTATGATAAGGAATAAGGATGGTCGTTGGATACAACCTGATAGATCAAAGTTTGACGATCATCCTGAAGATATACACCACCATCTCAAACAATTAGGCTTAACTTTTGACTCCTAA
- the LOC111778972 gene encoding photosystem II reaction center W protein, chloroplastic-like isoform X2 → MAAVASASAAAVRSSLVQSRPFPAASPTTFLLGLPALGKRGGVRCCVDGKANGEVENNSCNLEMGASLIATACAATMSSPAMALVDERLSTEGTGLPFGLSNNLLGWILLGVFGFIWTFYIVYTSTLEEDEESGLSL, encoded by the exons ATGGCCGCCGTCGCCTCCGCCTCTGCCGCCGCCGTCCGCTCTTCTCTGGTTCAGAGCCGCCCATTCCCGGCGGCTTCACCCACCACCTTCCTTCTTG GATTGCCTGCATTGGGTAAGAGAGGAGGAGTAAGGTGTTGTGTGGATGGAAAGGCTAATGGAGAAGTGGAAAACAATTCGTGCAACTTGGAGATGGGCGCGTCGTTGATAGCTACAGCGTGTGCTGCAACGATGTCGAGCCCGGCCATGGCTTTGGTGGATGAGAGACTGAGCACCGAAGGAACTGGTCTTCCGTTTGGTTTGAGCAACAATCTTCTCGGTTGGATTCTGTTGGGAGTTTTTGGTTTCATATGGACATTCTATATCGTCTACACTTCTACTCTCGAAGAGGACGAAGAATCAGGCTTATCTCTGTAA
- the LOC111778971 gene encoding adenylylsulfatase HINT3, giving the protein MEARRLAILCSHLRPINSGRSRATPSHLSSSNCASVAKSEQQLNYDPHKGSLQDGCVFCRIILGEEPAFKLYEDDSCLCILDTRPLSNGHSLIIPKSHYSSLEATPPSVIAAMCSKVPLISNAIMKSTGSDSFNLLVNNGVAAGQVIFHTHIHIIPRKARDCLWESESLQRRTLKFDEEASRLAESIQEMLHSSKENDSSKVQESNLSGN; this is encoded by the exons ATGGAGGCCCGGAGGCTTGCCATTCTCTGTTCGCATCTCCGTCCAATTAACTCGGGACGTAGTCGAGCAACCCCCTCACATCTTTCCTCTTCGAACTGTGCTTCGGTAGCCAAGAGTGAGCAGCAGCTAAATTATGATCCTCACAAGGGGAGTCTACAAGATGGTTGTGTTTTCTGCAGGATTATACTCGGCGAGGAACCCGCTTTTAAG CTCTATGAAGATGATAGTTGCCTTTGTATATTAGATACAAGACCATTGAGTAATGG GCACTCTCTAATTATACCAAAATCTCATTATTCTTCGTTGGAAGCTACGCCTCCTTCT GTGATAGCTGCAATGTGTTCAAAAGTTCCATTAATTAGCAATGCAATCATGAAGTCTACCGGCAGTG ATTCATTCAACTTATTAGTTAACAATGGTGTGGCTGCTGGTCAAGTTATATTCCAT ACTCACATTCACATAATTCCACGCAAGGCGAGGGATTGCTTATGGGAATCCGAG AGTTTGCAGAGAAGAACGCTGAAATTTGACGAGGAGGCGTCGAGGCTAGCCGAAAGCATACAAGAAATGCTACACAGCAGCAAAGAGAATGATAGCAGCAAGGTTCAAGAATCAAATCTGAGTGGAAATTAG